Proteins encoded together in one Triticum dicoccoides isolate Atlit2015 ecotype Zavitan chromosome 7B, WEW_v2.0, whole genome shotgun sequence window:
- the LOC119337991 gene encoding amino acid permease 1-like, whose amino-acid sequence MDVDGHLPRTHGDVDDDGRERRTGTVWTAAAHIITAVIGSGVLSLAWAMAQLGWVAGPLTLVLFAVITFYTCGLLADCYRVGDPVTGKRNYTYTEAVQSYLGGWHVWFCGFCQYVNMFGTGIGYTITASTSAAALKKSNCYHWHGHKADCSQYLSAYIIGFGVVQVIFCQVPNFHKLSWLSIVAAIMSFSYATIAVGLSLAQTISGPTGKTSLTGTEVGVDVDASQKVWMTFQALGNVAFAYSYTIILIEIQDTLRSPPRENETMRKATLMGISTTTAFYMLCGCLGYSAFGNDANGNILTGFGFYEPYWLVDFANVCIVLHLVGGFQVFCQPLFAAVEGGVARRYPGLGREHAAVFRLVWRTAFVGMITLLAMLMPFFNSILGFLGSIAFWPLTVFFPVEMYIRQRQIPRFGTKWVALQSLSFVCFLVTVAACAASIQGVRDSLKTYTPFTTKS is encoded by the exons GGACGGTATGGACGGCGGCGGCGCACATCATAACGGCGGTGATCGGGTCCGGCGTGCTGTCGCTGGCCTGGGCCATGGCGCAGCTGGGCTGGGTGGCCGGGCCGCTCACCCTGGTGCTCTTCGCCGTCATCACCTTCTACACCTGCGGCCTCCTCGCCGACTGCTACCGCGTCGGCGACCCCGTCACCGGCAAGCGCAACTACACCTACACGGAGGCCGTCCAGTCCTACCTAG GCGGATGGCACGTCTGGTTCTGCGGCTTCTGCCAGTACGTCAACATGTTCGGCACCGGCATCGGCTACACCATCACCGCCTCCACCAGCGCCGC CGCCTTGAAGAAGTCCAACTGCTACCACTGGCACGGGCACAAGGCGGACTGCAGCCAGTACCTGAGCGCCTACATCATCGGCTTCGGGGTGGTGCAGGTCATCTTCTGCCAGGTGCCCAACTTCCACAAGCTCTCGTGGCTCTCCATCGTCGCCGCCATCATGTCCTTCTCCTACGCCACCATCGCCGTCGGCCTCTCGCTGGCGCAGACCATCTCGGGGCCCACGGGGAAGACGTCGCTGACCGGCACGGAGGTCGGGGTCGACGTCGACGCCTCGCAGAAGGTCTGGATGACGTTCCAGGCCCTCGGCAACGTCGCCTTCGCCTACTCCTACACCATAATCCTCATCGAGATCCAG GACACGCTACGGTCACCTCCGCGCGAGAACGAGACGATGCGGAAGGCGACGCTGATGGGCATCTCGACGACGACGGCCTTCTACATGCTGTGCGGCTGCCTGGGCTACTCGGCCTTCGGCAACGACGCCAACGGCAACATCCTGACGGGGTTCGGCTTCTACGAGCCCTACTGGCTGGTGGACTTCGCCAACGTGTGCATCGTGCTCCACCTGGTGGGCGGGTTCCAGGTGTTCTGCCAGCCGCTGTTCGCGGCGGTGGAGGGCGGCGTGGCGCGGAGGTACCCGGGGCTGGGCCGGGAGCACGCGGCGGTGTTCCGGCTGGTATGGCGGACGGCGTTCGTGGGGATGATCACGCTGCTGGCCATGCTGATGCCCTTCTTCAACAGCATCCTGGGGTTCCTGGGCAGCATCGCCTTCTGGCCGCTCACCGTCTTCTTCCCCGTGGAGATGTACATCCGGCAGCGGCAGATCCCGCGGTtcggcaccaagtgggtggcgctgcagAGCCTCAGCTTCGTCTGCTTCCTCGTCACCGTCGCCGCCTGCGCCGCGTCCATCCAGGGCGTCCGCGACTCGCTCAAGACCTACACGCCCTTCACCACCAAGTCGTGA